ctagcagcatctgtgaagataaatcagagttaatgtttcagctccagcGTCTTTTCCTGAGAATTgtcctgaggaaggatatacataaatgatctagcgGAAGATATAgctggtctgattagcaagtttgcagatgacactaagattggtggagtagaagATAGTAaaggggactatcagagaatacagcagaatatagatagattggagagttaggcagagaaatagcagatggagttcaatctgggcaaatgcaagatgatgcattttggaagatcaaattcaagagcaaactatatagTACAAAGGAATAtagtacagaggaatcttgattatctggcatttgattaactgaattttggattatctgaacaagatcgcaagatcccgatgcttggctaactatatTATCTGGCactcgattaaccgaatgaaatactccccacccgtgtccttcggataattgaggttcctctgtaattggaGGAGCCCCGGGAAAAattgatgcacagcaagatctgaGTGTTTAGGtcaattgtaccctgaaggtggcaacgcaggtcaaggcatacagcatgctttccttcatcaaacagggtattgagtacaagagttggcaggtcatgttacagttgtacaaaacttcggtttggccacatttggaatatagttcgggttgccacattaccaaaaggatgtggatgctttggagagggtgcagaagaggttcaccaggatgtggcctggtatgaagggcactagctatgaagtcaggttgagtagattaggattattttcattaaaaaagcAGAGGTTGGAGGGCGGGACGTggcttgattgaggtctacaaaatcatgacaggtataaacagggtggatagcaagaagctttcccCCCCCCACAGAATGGGGGACTCAGtcactaggggtcatgagttcaaagtgagaggggaaaagtttaagggagagatgcatggaaagttcttggTGGGTGCCTGGCACACATTGCCAGCGGAGGCGGTATAGGCGGGCATGACAGTGTCATTTAAGCTGCATCTAGACAGATAATGAATggacagggaacagagggatacagacctttagaaaataggcgacaggttcagacagaggatctggatcagcacaggcttagagggccaaagggcctgttcctgttctgtacttttctttgttctttgttgaagggtcaccggacccaacacattaattctgacttctctgcacagatgctgccagacctgctgagcttttccagcaatttttgtttttgttcctacTTGCTTGGGgtttcttctgaaatctcttACCAGAACCCACTGTCCAAGGGTTTCAATATTCCTGTCAATATTTTCTTCAGCTTCACATCTTTCTTTATCTATTTACACTTTGTGAAATATTTTCAACACAGTAAACTTAGATAAAATTTTCAAATTACTACATATCAAAATTGTGGACCTTTGAGGCAAATCTGGTTGAAGTTGGGGTTCATATTACAACTTCCAAATAACAATGACATTTCTGTCCCAGCTTTATGATCTAAATCAGCTATCTAACCATCCTCAAAAGCACTCCACCCAGTTTAAAGAAATGGCAGTACCTCTGCAGTGTAAAATattgggggattttagctattaAGAAAAATTGGAtaaactggatttgttttccatcGAACACagcaagttgaggggtgacctgacagaagtttctAAAGTTGTGAATGGAaggtggaaagtatgaggctttccCACcctcccagggtggaggggttaattactaggggacacaggttcaaggacTCAGGGAGGGGAGGCagagttcaaaagagatgtgcgaggcatgtttttcacaTGAAGGGTGGTGAGTAccttgaatgcactgccagaggatgtggtggaagcagacaaaatagcagcattcaagaagcacctggatgaatacaggtCGCTCTGTTATAACATGCATTTTGTCAACGCCAATTCACCATCACGCCATTGACAAATTGGTGACACTGTTTCTACAGCACAAACTTTTAGAACGTGTTGGCTGTATCGTGATTgcagcaccaacactttaagtgctgtttctaaagcatgattgcacaagaatgcaaccatcttgttacagaactgactgtacactaattggaagggaatagagagatactaATCCAGTAAGTGAAGATAGATTTAGTTCAGAAGGGCATTCTGAGTCAATGCAGGCTGGAGGGCCAAAGGgagtgttcctgtgctgtactgttctaatgGTGTCTTGAACCTCAAAGTTCTGTCCATACATACACAACAATAAATTATTTAACACAGTGACATGCTACCCTAGAGAATTTTATATTTTATGCACTTTTGTCTAATCTAAATCTTGCATATTGACCACAAGGAAGGAGATTTGACATTCAAAACTGAATGGAGTTCATGAAACATTGACGATACAGAATTAGAAAATTGCGATCTTTACAAtgtattgtttttttaaattatttttatataaCTTATGAAATTATCTTTTAATATTAATGTTTGAATTATATGTATATATTAAATTATTATCCATTAAATATGTGAAGTGTGCATTATGGGAAGACTTCACACTGAAAATACATCCCGATGAAGTATGCttcaatatttatatttttaattattgtaaaCTTTTTAGAAGTCAGACACTTGGGTGAATTATTAATTTGTCACAAGCATACCGAAAATGTAAAGGAGTTTATAGTTTTTTTTCACAACGGTATGCTTAAACAAATAGATGTCAACTTAAATGTCacagctctgactgattaagTTTGTGAGCTCTGAACAGATCCACTGTAGAGAGGAGATCTCAGTGTAGAAAGAGAGACTCACCACTTCAAGCTTGctcttggggaccctgcagatgCAGTTTGTTCCAAAATTGGTATCTCGGGTCTGAATGCAGCGAAGACAGCACAGGTTCTCATAGCCCTGTTTCTTCCACTTAGCAATGAGATTCTTGTCAGCATATCCTTCCCTTATACAATAATCATAGAGCTCTACAAAACAAGATTGTGAAAGAGCCCACTTAATTATAGTGAATTAATCTCAAAATCTTCAGAACTATCAGACTAACCATTGTGCACTGTGAATAGGGCCTGTACATAGGACGGACAAACAAAACATATTACTCGCTCTTCCCAGGATTTAAACACCAGTTACGTGGCACTCCAATCTTTCACCAATGCAATAAATTTGAGTGCATGAGAAATCACACTGCCAATGCTGCAATTACTGAAATAGCAGAAAGCACCAATTATCAGTTTCCTGCCTGGCTGCTGGAACTTAATTTCAGATATATTGCAAATACTTACAGGAGCTTTGTTCGCTATAAAACACACTAAAACAGgggaaaatgtcagaaattcCAATACTAATGCACAAATAAACACTGATGGACATGCATATTAAACATATACACAAGAAACATGGTCACAGTAAGGACTGATTATTTTAATCAACTTTGTGTCCTATTATAAAAGAAGCTGGTTGCTTCAGTTTCTTAATATTCTGGAAGGCAATGAATGAGAAAGAAAACATCTTTCAAAAAaaccaagaaaaaaaattgtaaacaaTTATAATATAGTAGCTCGTGCAGATTCCAATTTTACACCACAAAAGGTTTCTATGAAGGACTCCCTTCTAAAATGTGCCCCTTAGCTGAGGCTCATTTACCCTCATGTTAAATcgccaccagtcatctctgtctaatgagataGCAGCCCGACGGTTGCCTGGAACTGTGgcaattttaatttttcagaAGCCTGGGTAAGCAAATCAGTGAAAAGTTGGATGATTCAATTCTACATGACACCAGATATTTCAGCATTTGGAAAATTTCTAAAGCCTGACAGGATTCAAGATGATTAACTGAACCAAATTTAGCTGCTTCCCCATGTAGAGATGATACTGGAATTTACCTGACAAAGTAAAAGGTGAACTAAACAAGCAGAATGGTTATTGGTCAGGTAAGATTTCTCTGATCAGTTTCCTCCTAAGGAAATCAAAGTCATCAAACAAAACCCACTCATTGACACTTTGGAATTGACAGGATCCAATCATTGTAGTTTTGTTCTAGATATGGATGTCAAAGCATATGCCAGGGGTGAGGTGAGAATGGATCCTTCAACCAagacatttgaccaagtatggcacaAAAAGGCACTCGAAAAAAACACGAATGGGAGCCAAATGGAAAGCACTTCCAGTAAGAGAAGTGATATACAATGCAAAGATGACTGTCATTGTTGGATATCATTAATCATAGCCCAAGGATGTAACTGCAAGAGGTAAGGATCTTCAGTTCACCTGTTTACAGCTGTTTTAGCAATGATGTTCCCTACATTACATGGTCAGAAGTGAAGGCTTTTGTTTGTGACTTCAGCATTCAGCATAATTCACGTTTCCACCAATAACAAAGCAGCCAATACTAGCTGACAGCAAGACCTTAGTTAATGTCTGGTCTTGTCTGACAAGCAGTGGATAACATTTCTAGCAAATAAGGATCAAGTAAAGATCAAAAAACAAAATGGTTTTCATCCCTATAACTTGTCAAGAATACAGAGTGGGTGAGTATCCAGGAGTCTTCATTAGCCGGAAACTGAACTGTTCCAGTTATAATAGTGTTATTACGATGGCTGGGCACAGGCTGTATAATCTGTGAAGAATGGTTTACCTCCTGACCAATTCAAAACTTTTCCATCATCGAGGTATCTCAAATCAGAAGTGCAGTGGAACACTAAACAATTTGCCATGAGTCATCATCAAAAAGCAGATCATAGTACTTTGTTAAGTCAATATcacagtgaatgcactcagtatcTATCCACCGACATCTGTAACAATGgctgcaataaaaaaaaagcagcaactCAAAAAGGTTACCTTAAAACTTTCCTTTCTTACCTCTGCTAATTGCCTTTCTTTTATAGAATAGATCAAATATGTAACGTGTTCGCTGGTGGTGCAATCTGAAGATAGGCCACAGTGACTCTACTTTCCTCTTCCCTTCATGAGGCTCGGTTTCAGCTACAAAAAGAATGAGTAACAATATAGTGGAAAGTCAAGATACGAGACTTTGTTGCAATTAAATACCTTCATAAAAGTAATGGTACTTCACTGAAACCTCCCTTTGGATACAATGATTAAGGACTCACATTATATTAGgattatatatatacacacaggaAAACAGTAATTGCCTGAGGATAGTCAAACCAATTCATAATATCAATGAATATCCATACTTTCTTCCAGAAACATTGATAAACTTTATAAATGACAGCATCTAATCTTACAAACCAGACTTTCAGGAATCTGCAGGGCAAGGGTAGGAGTTATTCCCCCCTCTGGATGATCTTTGATTCATTAGTTCCCAGATTTCCGTGATGCAAGTATTCTTCACGCTACGTATTCACAATATAATTCTTTACCTCTTCCAACTGTTGATTGAGGAATTAAAATTAGTGAATTCACTTTCCTTAAAATGTATCAGTTCAGTGGTTAGGCTGGTAATCAATACTGTTGATGACAAGTTACACTGGCTATATGTGAGTGAGGAAGACAGTAGAAGCTTCAGAATACTGTGCCATTTTAAaacttctcactttaaaaatataacttCTTTTATACATCCTCTAGTTCTTCACCATATAATGTGAACATGCTTGGGGGCAGGTAGGTAAGCTGATTCCAGCAACATTCCAATGCTATTTTCCTCTTAACTTCAAGGCAGTGCTCCAGAAATCCAT
Above is a genomic segment from Chiloscyllium plagiosum isolate BGI_BamShark_2017 chromosome 21, ASM401019v2, whole genome shotgun sequence containing:
- the bud31 gene encoding protein BUD31 homolog, which codes for MPKVKRSRKPPPDGWELIEPTLDELDQKMREAETEPHEGKRKVESLWPIFRLHHQRTRYIFDLFYKRKAISRELYDYCIREGYADKNLIAKWKKQGYENLCCLRCIQTRDTNFGTNCICRVPKSKLEVGRIIECTHCGCRGCSG